In Gopherus flavomarginatus isolate rGopFla2 chromosome 1, rGopFla2.mat.asm, whole genome shotgun sequence, a single genomic region encodes these proteins:
- the LOC127036081 gene encoding olfactory receptor 52R1-like, with amino-acid sequence MSDSNTTDFTNPSTFILLGIPGLEAAHIWISIPFCTMYVTAILGNFTILFIIKREPSLHGPMYYFLCMLAVTDLIMSTSILPKTLSIFWFNSREIDFSACLTQMYFIHCFSGMESGIFVAMAFDRYVAICDPLRHSTTLTNPVVAKIGLAVVLRSGMLVLPYPFLARSWPYCTTNIIPQSYCEHIAVVKLSCTDIHVSSYYGLFLAFSVIGLDMSFIAVSYTHILWAIFHLPTKDARLKTFGTCGSHICVILAFYIPALFSFLTHRFGHNVPLHFHILIANMYLLVPPMLNPIIYGVRTKGIRDRVLQLFTHKGT; translated from the coding sequence atgtcagattccaacacaaccgacttcaccaacccctccaccttcatcctgctgggcattcctggcctggaggcggCCCacatctggatctccatccccttctgcaccatgtatgtcacagccatcttggggaacttcaccatcttGTTCATTATTAAGAGAGAGCCAAGTCTCCatgggcccatgtactatttcctctgcatgctggccgtcACCGACCTGATCATGTCCACATCCATCCTGCCCAAAacactgagcatcttctggttcaattccagggagatcgatttcagtgcctgcctcacccagatgtacttcattcactgcttctcagggatggagtctgggatcttcgtggccatggcttttgatcgttACGTGGCCATCTGTGATCCCTTGAGACATTCCACCACCCTGACAAACCCTGTGGTGGCCAAGATCGGCCTGGCTGTGGTGCTGCGCAGTGGCATGCTCGTGCTGCCCTATCCTTTTCTAGCGAGAAGTTGGCCATATTGTACAACTAATATTATCCCACAATCATATTGTGAGCACATAGCCGTGGTGAAGCTGTCCTGCACCGACATCCATGTCAGTAGTTACTACGGGCTCTTTCTGGCATTCTCTGTTATTGGATTGGATATGTCTTTTATTGCTGTGTCCTACACCCATATCCTTTGGGCCATCTTCcacctccccacaaaggatgccaGGCTAAAGACATTTGGGACCTGTGGCTCCCACATCTGTGTCAtcttagccttttacatcccagCTCTATTCTCCTTCCTCACACACCGGTTTGGCCACAATGTGCCCCTGCATTTTCACATTCTCATAGCCAACATGTACCTCCTGGttccccccatgttaaaccccatcatctatgggGTAAGGACCAAAGGGATCCGGGACAGGGTGCTCcagctctttactcataaagggACTTGA